The Pyrodictium delaneyi genome contains a region encoding:
- a CDS encoding PhoU domain-containing protein, producing the protein MRERRRIQLTGGGSYIVTLPKEWVQLHNLGKGSEVSIILEPDGSLRIEPVSSAREQRRSIIAKIKAEPQWDFWRIARRVISYYIAGADIIEVIFSSTSSSQIARQLREFIASRLIGVEVVEESSSSIVFQVIADMASLPLEVSIKRLIKAVGFMLEDVIDGLRRGARDILAEVDERDDVVDKFYMFISRQLVSVLAGYKSPSEIGLDNLADASLIMTAAKHLERAGDHATNIASAAIELLDMGVGFNVECLMGIPEHLREILDHYRLATSTFLNPNPPRADEGIEEGIKLKKKNDDILKSITCERDPASMLLIRRVMESSRRIIDYNIDLLELALNRSTLHELLKENPG; encoded by the coding sequence TTGAGGGAGAGAAGACGTATACAGCTTACAGGTGGTGGATCCTACATAGTAACTCTGCCCAAGGAGTGGGTGCAGCTCCATAACCTTGGTAAGGGCTCGGAAGTGTCAATAATTCTTGAACCTGATGGTTCGCTTCGTATAGAGCCTGTAAGTAGTGCGAGGGAACAACGAAGATCAATAATTGCTAAGATAAAGGCTGAGCCTCAGTGGGACTTCTGGCGTATAGCTAGAAGAGTTATATCCTACTATATCGCGGGTGCCGATATAATAGAGGTCATCTTTAGCTCGACGTCTAGTTCCCAGATTGCAAGGCAGCTTAGGGAGTTTATAGCCAGCAGACTCATAGGTGTTGAGGTGGTTGAAGAATCGTCGTCATCGATAGTCTTCCAGGTTATAGCTGATATGGCAAGTCTTCCCCTCGAGGTGTCGATAAAGAGGCTAATTAAGGCTGTTGGATTTATGCTTGAAGATGTAATAGATGGGCTCCGACGCGGGGCCCGCGATATACTAGCTGAAGTTGATGAAAGAGATGACGTAGTAGATAAATTCTACATGTTTATATCTAGACAACTTGTAAGTGTTTTGGCGGGTTATAAGTCACCAAGCGAGATAGGATTGGATAACCTGGCAGATGCTAGTCTCATAATGACTGCTGCTAAGCACCTAGAAAGAGCAGGTGATCACGCAACTAACATAGCTTCGGCGGCAATTGAACTCCTGGATATGGGCGTGGGATTCAATGTAGAATGTCTAATGGGAATACCGGAGCATTTGAGGGAGATCCTCGACCACTATAGGCTTGCTACATCAACCTTTTTAAATCCTAATCCACCACGTGCAGATGAGGGTATAGAGGAGGGTATTAAGCTCAAAAAGAAGAACGATGATATACTAAAATCTATCACATGTGAACGTGACCCAGCATCGATGCTGCTCATTCGTAGAGTCATGGAGAGTAGTAGAAGAATAATAGATTACAATATAGATTTGTTAGAATTAGCCTTAAATCGTTCCACGTTGCATGAGTTGCTGAAGGAGAATCCCGGGTAG
- a CDS encoding DUF460 domain-containing protein, with protein sequence MIGVDIEPGCSSGARCYSVAVVDDGKLVAKYESVPLYRLIRLIWEYRPDILAIDNIYELASSERELVKITSMLPPDLNIVQPTRLPDGSLVDLRRLAKLAGLDTGSGKLSPARTAYLAALLASMGYGSRIRFVEEKTRIVIAKSRRLKHGGMSSPRYQRRVRSAVLRAVKDVKRILDRHRLDYDLMFRKSGGGLDSAVFIVYAPRSRLNGIIKPHEDSDVRIEIQPVYSSRIVFETEASDQLSQTKPYIIVGIDPGISTGVAAVDLNGRPIFALSRRGVDRSEVIELITRHGIPVLIATDVRPAPEFVRKLAAAMGVPVYEPPASLSVEEKRSIVEEYTRRYPELRRVTDAHVRDALAAAVKALHIHESKMRQIESYTARLGLDIDVDAVKADVIKGATIAEAVERAIHAALNDVGLRSYLVKSVRRSQVESTPEPQQAENEDQVSRLRMEIERLRAENIALRRRLREVDEQLKRLEAEYRLLQIEYRESLEKDREINKLTNEVKLLRSEIEKLRNEAKTLYAELSELQDALFLVASGRALPAPRLHELDNESMNMLAKLVENHGRIIAVMDTVNPVQWNRHGAIVSKLLLAVLVPRELLDRRGVIEAYSVPVLPLEDYEIKTLNGLVLLDEKVIADAYYRLSEIEAARRRAEKRRLGLEDVKKMFEEYRAKRMKLLLEDADLAFNE encoded by the coding sequence GTGATCGGTGTAGATATCGAGCCCGGCTGCAGCAGTGGGGCTAGGTGTTATTCTGTAGCGGTAGTTGATGATGGGAAGCTTGTAGCCAAGTATGAGTCTGTACCATTGTATCGACTTATCAGGCTTATATGGGAGTATAGGCCGGATATCCTGGCTATTGACAACATATACGAGCTCGCCTCGAGCGAGAGGGAGCTAGTAAAGATTACATCAATGCTTCCTCCAGACCTAAATATAGTTCAACCCACCCGCTTACCCGACGGCTCCCTCGTCGATCTACGTAGACTGGCAAAGCTCGCCGGCCTTGACACCGGCTCGGGAAAGCTTTCACCAGCACGCACAGCCTACCTGGCCGCACTCCTCGCGTCTATGGGCTACGGGTCTCGGATCCGGTTCGTCGAAGAGAAGACCAGGATTGTGATAGCTAAGTCGCGCAGGCTAAAGCACGGCGGGATGAGTAGCCCGCGTTACCAACGTAGAGTGAGATCAGCTGTCCTCCGGGCTGTAAAGGATGTAAAGCGTATACTTGACCGGCACAGGCTAGACTACGACCTTATGTTCCGCAAGAGTGGCGGAGGTCTAGATAGCGCGGTCTTCATAGTATATGCGCCGAGAAGCCGCCTAAACGGGATAATTAAGCCACATGAGGACTCCGACGTACGCATAGAGATACAGCCCGTATACAGTAGCCGTATAGTCTTCGAGACAGAGGCCTCTGACCAACTGAGCCAGACAAAACCTTACATCATCGTAGGCATAGACCCCGGCATATCTACGGGCGTAGCCGCTGTCGACTTGAACGGCCGGCCCATCTTCGCCCTCAGCAGACGAGGCGTAGACCGCAGCGAGGTCATAGAGCTGATAACCCGTCACGGAATACCCGTGCTCATAGCCACTGATGTACGGCCAGCCCCCGAGTTCGTTCGCAAACTCGCAGCCGCCATGGGTGTACCCGTATATGAGCCGCCAGCCTCCTTGAGCGTCGAGGAGAAGCGCTCTATAGTGGAGGAGTATACCCGGCGCTACCCCGAGCTACGCAGAGTAACAGATGCCCATGTACGGGACGCACTAGCCGCTGCCGTTAAGGCTCTACATATACACGAGTCTAAGATGAGACAGATAGAGTCCTACACGGCTAGACTAGGCCTGGACATAGACGTGGACGCTGTAAAAGCCGACGTGATAAAAGGTGCAACCATAGCCGAGGCCGTCGAACGGGCAATACACGCCGCACTGAACGATGTAGGGCTACGCAGCTACCTCGTAAAGAGTGTGCGCCGGAGCCAGGTAGAGAGCACGCCAGAGCCACAACAAGCCGAGAACGAGGACCAGGTTAGCCGCTTACGCATGGAGATAGAGAGGCTGCGCGCCGAGAACATAGCATTGCGTAGAAGACTTCGGGAAGTAGACGAGCAGCTCAAACGTCTTGAAGCCGAGTATAGACTGTTGCAGATAGAGTACCGCGAGAGCCTCGAGAAGGATAGGGAGATAAACAAGCTCACTAACGAGGTCAAACTCCTCCGCTCTGAGATAGAGAAGCTGCGTAACGAGGCCAAGACGCTCTACGCCGAGTTATCGGAGCTACAAGACGCCTTGTTCCTCGTGGCATCCGGGAGAGCACTTCCAGCCCCGAGACTACACGAGCTAGACAACGAATCCATGAATATGCTAGCAAAACTCGTGGAAAACCATGGACGCATAATAGCCGTTATGGATACAGTGAACCCGGTACAGTGGAACAGACACGGGGCTATTGTCTCGAAACTTCTACTGGCCGTACTCGTGCCAAGAGAGCTTCTGGATAGACGCGGTGTTATAGAGGCTTATAGTGTGCCCGTCCTCCCTCTCGAGGACTACGAGATAAAGACGCTGAATGGACTAGTCCTGCTAGACGAGAAAGTCATAGCGGACGCGTACTACCGGCTAAGCGAGATAGAGGCTGCCAGGAGGAGAGCCGAGAAACGAAGGCTAGGCCTAGAGGATGTAAAGAAGATGTTCGAGGAATACCGGGCTAAGAGGATGAAGCTGTTGCTAGAAGACGCTGATCTTGCCTTCAATGAATAG
- a CDS encoding methionine adenosyltransferase, translating into MARNIVVESIRWQPIEEHGVELVERKGLGHPDTIADAAAEEASRILSQFYLERYGTVLHHNLDKVLVVGGQAAPKFGGGEVLQPIYIIVSGRATTEVRLEDGSVEKVPIGPIIMKAVKGWIKEHFRFLDPENHVIVDYKIGHGSTDLVGIFDLGKGQVPLANDTSVGVGFAPFSHLEQLVYETEKLLNSKEFKQKTPEVGEDIKVMGLRKGKKIELTIAAAIISSLVSDMDHYLSVKDAIREAVLDLASRIAPDYDVEVYVNTADKPDKGIVYLTVTGTSAEHGDDGMTGRGNRSYGLITPLRPMSLEAAAGKNPINHVGKIYNVMAMNIARRVYENVKGLKEVYVELLSQIGRPLNDPLVANVKVLTEKPGEPLPSDAVREIEAIVEEELDNYHKITKLFIEGKISVF; encoded by the coding sequence GTGGCGCGGAACATTGTGGTCGAGAGTATTAGATGGCAGCCGATAGAAGAACATGGTGTAGAACTTGTAGAGAGAAAGGGACTTGGCCACCCTGACACGATAGCGGATGCCGCGGCAGAAGAGGCAAGCCGTATACTCTCCCAGTTCTACCTAGAGCGTTACGGTACGGTACTTCATCATAACCTCGACAAGGTGTTAGTTGTTGGTGGCCAGGCAGCGCCAAAGTTCGGTGGTGGCGAAGTACTACAGCCTATTTACATCATAGTCTCCGGTAGGGCTACTACTGAGGTCAGACTCGAAGACGGTAGTGTAGAGAAGGTACCGATAGGCCCAATAATAATGAAGGCTGTTAAGGGCTGGATAAAGGAACACTTCCGTTTCCTCGACCCAGAGAATCACGTCATAGTAGACTACAAGATAGGCCACGGCAGCACAGACCTCGTGGGCATCTTCGATCTGGGTAAAGGTCAAGTGCCACTAGCTAACGACACTAGCGTCGGCGTCGGCTTCGCCCCGTTCTCGCATCTTGAGCAGCTTGTATACGAGACAGAGAAGCTGCTAAACAGTAAAGAGTTCAAGCAGAAGACCCCCGAAGTAGGAGAAGACATCAAGGTAATGGGTCTACGTAAGGGCAAGAAGATAGAACTAACAATAGCAGCAGCAATTATTTCCAGTCTGGTATCTGACATGGACCACTACCTATCCGTAAAGGATGCCATACGCGAAGCTGTGCTAGACCTAGCTAGCAGGATAGCACCAGATTACGACGTAGAAGTATACGTAAACACGGCAGACAAGCCAGACAAGGGCATAGTATACTTGACCGTCACTGGTACTAGCGCAGAACACGGCGATGACGGTATGACTGGCCGCGGTAACAGGAGCTACGGGCTTATAACACCGCTTCGCCCGATGAGCCTAGAGGCTGCTGCCGGTAAGAACCCGATAAACCATGTAGGCAAGATCTACAACGTTATGGCCATGAACATCGCTAGGAGAGTCTATGAGAATGTAAAGGGTCTAAAGGAGGTCTACGTGGAGCTACTGAGCCAGATAGGCAGGCCACTCAACGACCCGCTGGTAGCCAACGTCAAGGTGCTCACGGAGAAGCCTGGAGAGCCGCTGCCAAGCGACGCGGTGCGCGAGATAGAAGCTATAGTAGAGGAGGAACTCGACAACTACCACAAGATAACAAAGCTATTCATTGAAGGCAAGATCAGCGTCTTCTAG
- a CDS encoding S8 family peptidase, with product MFRQLKPGTVLAIGIVLLMLVQIVPVMAAPAPSSYRVIIGYSGDPSQAKLAAKAAGFKILRELDAFNAIVVEVKGVSPGDAVEKARKGFEQHAKVRGIGIRYVEPDRKLYAFALSDSPDIQWDIFMVNAPTVWDTYYPYVGDYALGYGVQVAVLDTGIDYTHPELYGKVVWCVNTADYPWIVVSSNPWYCRDVNGHGTHVAGTIAAALDGTGVAGVAPAVTLYAIKVLSNSGSGYISDIAYGIYYAVAGPDGVVGTWDDAEVLSMSLGGPTDDPLLSDATYWAYQNGAIIVAAAGNEGDGDPTTDEVAYPAKYPWVIAVAAVDANGDSPTWSSEGPEVDVAAPGVDILSTYPRGDYAVLSGTSMATPHVSGVVALIQALRIASGKAPLTFEEVYDALTTTAIDLGPAGFDNFTGYGLVDAYAAVNYALQLP from the coding sequence ATGTTTAGGCAGTTGAAGCCAGGCACAGTGCTGGCGATCGGTATTGTACTACTTATGCTTGTACAGATTGTGCCAGTGATGGCAGCACCTGCACCTAGTAGTTATCGTGTAATAATAGGTTATAGCGGAGATCCTAGCCAAGCGAAGCTTGCTGCCAAGGCTGCTGGCTTCAAGATACTACGTGAGCTTGATGCCTTCAACGCAATAGTAGTTGAAGTAAAGGGGGTAAGCCCCGGTGATGCGGTCGAGAAAGCTCGTAAAGGCTTTGAGCAACATGCTAAAGTTCGCGGGATCGGTATCCGGTATGTTGAACCGGATCGCAAGCTCTATGCCTTTGCACTGAGCGACAGCCCAGACATACAATGGGACATATTCATGGTGAATGCGCCCACAGTCTGGGATACATATTACCCCTATGTAGGCGATTATGCGCTAGGCTATGGTGTGCAAGTAGCAGTACTAGACACTGGTATAGACTATACTCACCCAGAGCTTTACGGCAAGGTAGTCTGGTGTGTTAACACAGCCGATTACCCATGGATAGTGGTAAGCAGTAATCCATGGTACTGTCGTGACGTGAATGGACATGGAACCCATGTGGCAGGTACGATAGCTGCAGCGCTAGACGGTACTGGAGTGGCTGGAGTAGCACCAGCAGTGACGCTCTACGCGATTAAAGTACTGAGCAATAGTGGTAGCGGCTATATAAGTGATATAGCCTATGGTATATACTACGCTGTGGCTGGTCCTGACGGTGTAGTAGGCACCTGGGACGACGCCGAAGTCCTAAGCATGAGTCTTGGAGGACCAACAGACGATCCGCTGCTAAGCGACGCGACTTATTGGGCATATCAGAACGGCGCGATAATAGTAGCGGCTGCTGGTAACGAAGGCGACGGCGATCCTACAACTGATGAAGTGGCTTACCCTGCTAAGTATCCCTGGGTAATAGCAGTAGCAGCCGTAGATGCTAACGGTGATAGCCCAACATGGAGTAGTGAAGGCCCGGAGGTTGATGTCGCGGCACCTGGTGTAGACATACTAAGCACATATCCACGTGGCGACTACGCTGTGCTAAGTGGTACGAGCATGGCCACACCGCATGTAAGCGGCGTTGTAGCGCTCATTCAAGCCCTCCGTATAGCCTCGGGCAAGGCGCCGCTAACATTCGAGGAAGTCTACGATGCACTGACAACGACTGCAATAGACCTTGGACCGGCAGGTTTCGATAACTTCACAGGGTACGGTCTAGTAGATGCATACGCAGCTGTAAACTATGCACTGCAGCTACCTTAA
- a CDS encoding macro domain-containing protein: MVAEVEVVKKISCGNREIVIAKGDITTIECDAVVNPANSLMFMGGGVAGALRRVAGKEVEEEARKHAPVPVGEAIATGAGKLEPRIKIIIHAPTMERPAMRTTTSKVRKAATAALALAAEKDIECLAFPAMGAGVGGLNAKDSLAAMLEALDEHWKSANTPKRVIFVAYNDRDLRQFLDVIERSRMTSCKDS; encoded by the coding sequence ATGGTAGCCGAAGTAGAAGTGGTAAAGAAGATTAGCTGCGGAAATCGTGAAATAGTAATAGCTAAGGGCGATATAACAACCATAGAATGCGATGCTGTGGTGAACCCGGCCAACAGTCTCATGTTCATGGGAGGAGGCGTAGCAGGTGCTCTCCGAAGAGTAGCTGGGAAAGAGGTAGAGGAGGAAGCCCGAAAACATGCACCAGTACCCGTAGGAGAAGCGATAGCTACTGGAGCCGGCAAACTAGAGCCGAGGATAAAGATCATCATCCACGCCCCAACAATGGAAAGACCCGCCATGAGGACTACTACAAGCAAAGTGAGAAAGGCTGCTACTGCAGCCCTAGCATTAGCTGCTGAGAAGGATATTGAATGCTTAGCTTTTCCAGCCATGGGTGCGGGCGTCGGCGGCCTCAACGCCAAGGATAGCCTGGCTGCAATGCTTGAAGCTCTTGATGAACATTGGAAGTCAGCCAACACACCAAAGAGAGTAATATTTGTGGCCTATAACGACAGAGACTTAAGACAATTCCTCGATGTTATTGAGCGATCTAGGATGACAAGCTGCAAAGACTCATGA
- a CDS encoding ArsR/SmtB family transcription factor, translating into MASTEQSGVKNSTEVTREGIIEKDGVLIVSGEEYIYRVCSALASPTRIKILSELLKREADIGEIAEMINQSKANASTQVRRLEEIGLVRSEYKPGVRGVRKVVKTTVKEIRIILEPS; encoded by the coding sequence ATGGCTTCAACAGAGCAGAGCGGAGTAAAGAATTCTACCGAAGTAACTCGGGAAGGTATTATCGAGAAGGATGGTGTTCTCATTGTTTCAGGAGAGGAGTATATCTATAGAGTATGTAGTGCTTTAGCGAGTCCAACACGTATAAAGATATTGTCAGAACTTTTGAAGAGGGAAGCGGACATAGGGGAGATAGCAGAGATGATAAACCAGAGTAAAGCGAATGCTTCAACACAAGTGCGTAGACTTGAGGAGATAGGCCTGGTACGCTCGGAGTACAAGCCGGGCGTTAGGGGCGTAAGGAAGGTAGTGAAAACTACTGTAAAAGAAATACGCATAATACTAGAGCCAAGTTAA
- a CDS encoding RIO1 family regulatory kinase/ATPase produces MVLLALTYKKLVGRDFRVLSVIEREMPRYEYVPIEVIERRLRMPSSHVAMSLQKLNQLKLVRRRLGDYVGYRLTYMGLDMLALHSLVERGILHALGDKLGVGKESDVYSGLTPSGTRVIVKFHRVGRTSFQKIVRVRHYAADKPYSSWLQLAKLAGQREFRALDELYRAGALVPKPLGYSRHAVVTDYIEGVELYMYKDAMDPESMLRDIIDTLRKAYLDVGIVHGDLSEYNILVVIEDDRERPYIIDWPQYVEKEHPSAEQLLRRDIEYVVRFFRKRYGVEADVEKLIKYVRGEIENV; encoded by the coding sequence ATGGTGTTGTTAGCGCTAACCTACAAGAAGCTAGTAGGCCGGGATTTCCGTGTACTCTCAGTGATAGAGAGGGAGATGCCAAGATACGAGTATGTGCCGATAGAAGTTATTGAGAGAAGGCTGCGTATGCCGTCGAGCCATGTGGCTATGAGTCTGCAGAAATTGAACCAGCTAAAGCTAGTGAGGAGACGTCTAGGCGACTACGTCGGGTATAGGTTAACCTACATGGGGTTGGATATGCTTGCACTCCACTCTCTTGTCGAACGCGGCATACTTCATGCTCTTGGCGACAAGCTTGGTGTGGGAAAGGAGAGCGATGTATACTCGGGGTTGACTCCAAGCGGTACTAGGGTTATAGTAAAGTTTCATCGTGTGGGGAGAACAAGCTTCCAGAAGATAGTAAGGGTCCGACACTACGCGGCGGACAAGCCATACTCGTCGTGGCTACAACTAGCCAAGCTAGCTGGACAGCGCGAATTCAGAGCTCTTGACGAGCTGTACCGAGCCGGAGCACTAGTTCCCAAGCCCCTAGGCTATAGTCGCCATGCAGTTGTGACAGACTATATTGAGGGTGTTGAGTTATACATGTACAAGGACGCCATGGACCCCGAGTCTATGCTTAGAGATATAATTGATACACTCCGAAAAGCATACCTGGACGTAGGAATAGTCCATGGTGATCTAAGCGAATATAATATACTTGTAGTAATAGAGGATGATAGGGAACGTCCCTATATAATAGACTGGCCTCAGTATGTCGAGAAAGAGCACCCCTCGGCTGAGCAACTTCTGCGTAGAGACATAGAGTATGTCGTCAGATTCTTTAGGAAAAGGTATGGCGTCGAAGCGGATGTCGAGAAACTTATCAAATACGTTAGGGGCGAGATAGAGAATGTTTGA
- a CDS encoding U6 snRNA-associated Sm-like protein LSm6 — translation MAQRQRVKPVSPLRVLREAVGRVIFVKLKDGSEYIGKLDATDSTMNLVLDECVELKPGTMEPKVKYGRVLIRGSHVVYVSVDFEIVAGGSLPIG, via the coding sequence ATGGCTCAGCGCCAGCGTGTCAAGCCGGTTAGCCCTCTACGAGTGTTGAGGGAAGCTGTTGGTAGAGTAATATTTGTCAAGCTCAAGGACGGGAGTGAGTACATAGGGAAGCTTGATGCAACTGATTCAACGATGAACCTAGTGCTAGACGAGTGTGTTGAGCTAAAACCGGGCACCATGGAGCCTAAGGTGAAGTATGGTAGAGTGTTGATACGCGGTAGTCATGTAGTCTACGTAAGTGTAGACTTTGAGATAGTGGCTGGTGGCTCGCTGCCTATAGGTTGA